DNA from Amycolatopsis sp. DSM 110486:
GACGCCGTGCGCCATCGCGCGGTACGGGAACCCCTCGGGCAGCGACAGGGGAGCGAAGCCGTAACACGCCATGCCCAGTTTGGAGAACGCCTTCGCGTCGGTGCCGCCGCCCATGCAGTACGGCACCACCACGGCGTCGGGATCCTCGCCGCGCAGCGCGGCGGCCATGGCGTCGAACCAGGGCGAGTCCACCGGCGCCTGCACGGGCGGCTGGTGCGCTACGAACTCCCGCGTCACCCCGGGACCCAGCAGCGAGTCGAGGACCTCGAACAGCTCGTCCTCCGCGTCCGGCAGCACCCGCACGTCCACCTGGGCCGTCGCGGTCGACGGGATCACGTTCACCTTGTAGCCGGCGGACAGCATCGTCGGCGTGGTGCTGTTGCGGACCGTCGGCAGCACCAGCGAACCCGCCGGACCGAGCCGCGCCACCGTCGCGTCTACCGCGTCACCCGAAGAAAGGTCCACGGGCACGCCCAAAGCCGTACCGGCGCGGTCCAGGAACGCCCGCACGGTCGGGGTCAGCCGCACCGGCCAGCGATGCCCGGCGATCCGGTGCAACGCGTCGGCGAGCATGGTCACGGCGTTCTCGTCGTTGGGGCGCGAACCGTGCCCGGCCCGGCCGCGCGCGGTCAGCTTGATGTGCGCGGTGCCGCGCTCAGCCGTCCCGACCGGGTACAGCCGCACGGTGCGCCCGTCGGCCGCCGGCACGTGGTAGCTGTAGCCACCCGACTCGCTGATCGCCGCGACGCAGCCCTCGAACAGCTCCGGGTGCCGCTCGACCAGCCAATGCGCCCCGAAGTCGCCCTTGTCCTCCTCGTCCGCCACGAACGCCAGCACCAGATCCCGGCGCGGCCGCAGCCCCGACGCGACGGCGGACAGCACCATCGCGCAGAAGTCCTTCATGTCCACCGCGCCCCGGCCCCACAAGAACCCGTCGCGCACCTCACCGGAAAACGGCGCCACCGACCAGTCCGCCGCGTCCGCCGGCACCACGTCCAGATGCCCCTGCACCAGCAGCGCCGGCAACGCCGGATCGGCACCCGGGATCCGCGCGATCACGTTCGCCCGTCGCGGCGCCGACTCCACGATCTTCGCCGAAACCCCGTGCCGCCCCAGGAATTCGGCGACGTATTCCGCCGCCTCCCGCTCGCCCTCGGAGTCCCCGCCACCGCGGTTGGTGGTGTCGAACCGGATCAAGTCCGCGCAGAGCTCTACGACGTCAGCCATAGATACCCTGCACCGCCCCCGCCGCGATGGCCGTGACCACCTTGAACGCCTTCATCGCCTCGGTCATGCTCGGCGCGTCGAACCCCACGCGGCGCGTGCCAATCTGCTCCACCGTCGGGATCACCGCCGTCGCCTGCGCCAGGTGGCTCGCGTCGAACTCCACCTCGATCCGGTGCCGCCCCGGCAACCGCTCCACCCGCCCGGCCCGCACGCACGAGTCCAGCGCCGCCGTCCTCAGCAGCTCCGCGGTGCGCACCGGCGGCAGGCAGATCGCCGCGTACCGGCTCACGCATTCCTTCACCGGCACCAGCTCCGCCTCGGGAGCGTAGTCACGGGCGTCTTCGCACGCCTGGTCGTCACCGCTGACCAGCAGCACCGGCACGCCGTACTCCGCGGCCAGCGCCGCGTTGAGCCGGCCCTCGCTCGCGGGCACGTCGTCCAGCCACACCCCGGTGATCTGGTTCTCCAGGTAGGTGTGCGACAGCACCCCGTCGAACCCCGCGCCCGCGTGGTAACCGAGGAACACCACACCGTCCACACCGGAATCGATGCCCTGCATCATCGACAACGGCTTGTGGCGCCCCGTGAGCATCCGCGCCCGCGGATCCAGCTCCTCCAGCAACAGGTTCCGCTGCGACGAATGCGCCTCGTTCACGAGGACGTCGGACGCACCGGCATCGAACAACCCCGCCAGCACCGCGTTGACGTCACCGGTGAACAACCGCCGGAACCGCTGCCAGGGCTCGGTGCCGGGCACGACGTCGTCGGTCCACGTGACGCCCGTGGCGCCTTCCATGTCCGCCGAGACCATGATCCGCATGCGGGCACTCTAGTCATCCTACGTCCGGCCCGCGGCGGAACACCCGAGGTCACCCACGGTGACCCCGCTTCGCACATAACGATCGGACCCGCACAGTTGTCGGAACATATTGCGCCCTTCCCTCGGTATGTGGTTACTTTTCGAATCTGGGGCTAGACGATGGGGTGGTCTTCAAGTGCGGATCAAGCACGTTCGGCGCGGGGTGAACCGCGTCATCGCGGTTCTGGCCGCGGGAACCATGGCGATTTTGCCGCTGGCGGGCACCGCCGCGGCGCAGCAGCCGGCGCAGCCGAAAGTGCTGCGGGTGGCGCTCACGACCGGGATCGATCACCTGAACCCGTTCACGGCGTCGCTCGCGGCGTCGACGCAGGTCGGCCGGTTCATCTACGAGTTCCTCACCATCCCGAGCGCGGACAAGGCCGAAGCCTCGCCCGCGCTCGCGGAGTCGTGGACGACCTCGCCCGACAAGCTCACCTGGACGTTCAAGATCCGCCAGGGCGTGAAGTGGTCCGACGGGCAGCCGGTCACGGCCAAGGATGCGGCGTTCACCTTCCAGCGCATGCTCGACGACGAGACCGCGCGCACCGCGAACGGCAACTACGTCGCCAACTTCCAGAGCGTCGCCGCGCCGGACGACACGACGCTGGTGATCAAGACGAAGGCCGTGCAGGCCACCATGGACCTGCTCGACGTGCCGATCGTGCCCGAGCACATCTGGGCGCCGATCAAGGACCTCAACGACCCGAAGACCGATGACCTGTCCGTGGTCGGCGTGAGCGACGGCCCGTACCAGCTCACCGAGTACAAGCAGAACGAGTACGTGAAGTTCAAGGCCAACACGTCCTACTGGCGCGGCGCGCCCAAGGTCGACGAGCTGCAGCTGCTCGTGTTCAAGGACGTCGAGGCCGCCGTCAACGCCCTCAAGCAGGGCGAGGTCGACGTGATCAACCGGCTCACCCCGACCCAGTTCGACGCCCTCGCGGGCCAGCCGAACATCGCCACCAACAAGGCACCCGGGCGCCGCTACAACGAGATCAACATCAACTTCGGCGTCGAAGACGTGAACAACAAGCCCATCGGCAACGGCAACCCCGTGCTGAAGGACCTCCGCCTGCGACAGGCCATCGCCCAGAGCATCGACACCAAGACCATCGTGGACAAGGTTATGGGGGGCTACGGCCAGCTCGGCGGAGGCGTCATCCCGCCGATCTACTCCGCCTACCACTGGGATCCCGCACCGACTGAGGCCCGCAAGTTCGACCTTGCCGCCGCCAACGCGGCGCTGGACCAGGCCGGCTACACCAAGGGCCCGGACGGCGTCCGGATCGCCCCGGGTGGCGCGCGCCTCGAGCTGCGCCTCACCGGCCACGCCAACCGTGCGTTCGACCAGCGCACCGCGCAGTACGTCACGGGCTGGCTGCAGCAGATCGGCATCTCGGTCAAGCAGGAGCTCGTCTCCGACGAAGAGCTCAACGACCGCACCACCGCCGGCAACTACGACCTCGTGATCTCCGGCTACGCCACCAACCCCGACCCGGACTACGCGCTCGCGCTGCACACCTGCGCCTCGCGGCCCAACGCCGAGGGCAAGGGCGCCACCACCGACACCTTCTTCTGCGACCCGACCTACGACGGGTTCTACAAGCAGCAGCTCACCGACACCGACCCGGCCACCCGCGCCGGCTACGTCAAGCAGGCCCAGGCGCGCCTCTACAGCCAGGCCGTGAACGTCGTCCTCGACTACGACAACGCGCTCGAGGCCTACCGCTCCGACAAGTTCTCCGGCTTCCAGACCCAGCCGCAGCCCCAGGGCTCGATCCTGGAGCAGACCGGCTACTGGGGCGTCTACGGCGCCGTCCCCGCCGGCACGGAGAACACCGCCGCCGAGAGCGGCGGCTCGAACACCGTGCTGTGGATCGTGCTCGGCGCGGTCGTGGTCGTGGTGCTCGTCGGCGGCGGCGTCCTGCTCGGCCGGCGCGGCAAAGCCGCGGACGACCGGGAGTAAATCCTCTTGACGCAGGCATTTTCCCCTTCGGACCCGGCTTCGCTGCTCGTCGACCCCGACGAGCAGCGAAGCGGCACCGGGACCCTCCGCTTCGTCCTGACCAAGGTCGCCGAAGCCGTCGCCAGCATCCTGCTCGTGATCGTGCTGGGCTTCCTGCTGTTCCGGCTCCTGCCGGGCGACCCGGTGGCGTTCATGGTCCGCGAACGCCCCACCGACCCCGCCCAGATCGCCGAACTGCGCGACCGCCTCGGCATCGACAAGCCCATGCTCACGCAGTTCTGGGACTACTTCACCGGCCTGTTCCGCGGCGACTTCGGCGAGTCCTACATCGAACGCCGGCCCGTGCTCGACATGATCGGCGAACGCCTCTGGCCCACCGTGCTGCTCGTCGGCAGCGCCACCGTGCTGGCCGTCGCGATCGGCTTGTGGCTCGGCATCCGCGCCGCGTGGAAGCGAAACAGCTTCTTCGACCGCGCCCAGACCGGCATCGCCCTGACGTTGTGGTCGGTCCCGCAATTCTGGCTCGGC
Protein-coding regions in this window:
- a CDS encoding M55 family metallopeptidase, whose protein sequence is MRIMVSADMEGATGVTWTDDVVPGTEPWQRFRRLFTGDVNAVLAGLFDAGASDVLVNEAHSSQRNLLLEELDPRARMLTGRHKPLSMMQGIDSGVDGVVFLGYHAGAGFDGVLSHTYLENQITGVWLDDVPASEGRLNAALAAEYGVPVLLVSGDDQACEDARDYAPEAELVPVKECVSRYAAICLPPVRTAELLRTAALDSCVRAGRVERLPGRHRIEVEFDASHLAQATAVIPTVEQIGTRRVGFDAPSMTEAMKAFKVVTAIAAGAVQGIYG
- a CDS encoding M20/M25/M40 family metallo-hydrolase, giving the protein MADVVELCADLIRFDTTNRGGGDSEGEREAAEYVAEFLGRHGVSAKIVESAPRRANVIARIPGADPALPALLVQGHLDVVPADAADWSVAPFSGEVRDGFLWGRGAVDMKDFCAMVLSAVASGLRPRRDLVLAFVADEEDKGDFGAHWLVERHPELFEGCVAAISESGGYSYHVPAADGRTVRLYPVGTAERGTAHIKLTARGRAGHGSRPNDENAVTMLADALHRIAGHRWPVRLTPTVRAFLDRAGTALGVPVDLSSGDAVDATVARLGPAGSLVLPTVRNSTTPTMLSAGYKVNVIPSTATAQVDVRVLPDAEDELFEVLDSLLGPGVTREFVAHQPPVQAPVDSPWFDAMAAALRGEDPDAVVVPYCMGGGTDAKAFSKLGMACYGFAPLSLPEGFPYRAMAHGVDERVPVDGLRFGTRVLKRFLESC
- a CDS encoding ABC transporter substrate-binding protein, with translation MAILPLAGTAAAQQPAQPKVLRVALTTGIDHLNPFTASLAASTQVGRFIYEFLTIPSADKAEASPALAESWTTSPDKLTWTFKIRQGVKWSDGQPVTAKDAAFTFQRMLDDETARTANGNYVANFQSVAAPDDTTLVIKTKAVQATMDLLDVPIVPEHIWAPIKDLNDPKTDDLSVVGVSDGPYQLTEYKQNEYVKFKANTSYWRGAPKVDELQLLVFKDVEAAVNALKQGEVDVINRLTPTQFDALAGQPNIATNKAPGRRYNEININFGVEDVNNKPIGNGNPVLKDLRLRQAIAQSIDTKTIVDKVMGGYGQLGGGVIPPIYSAYHWDPAPTEARKFDLAAANAALDQAGYTKGPDGVRIAPGGARLELRLTGHANRAFDQRTAQYVTGWLQQIGISVKQELVSDEELNDRTTAGNYDLVISGYATNPDPDYALALHTCASRPNAEGKGATTDTFFCDPTYDGFYKQQLTDTDPATRAGYVKQAQARLYSQAVNVVLDYDNALEAYRSDKFSGFQTQPQPQGSILEQTGYWGVYGAVPAGTENTAAESGGSNTVLWIVLGAVVVVVLVGGGVLLGRRGKAADDRE
- a CDS encoding ABC transporter permease — protein: MTQAFSPSDPASLLVDPDEQRSGTGTLRFVLTKVAEAVASILLVIVLGFLLFRLLPGDPVAFMVRERPTDPAQIAELRDRLGIDKPMLTQFWDYFTGLFRGDFGESYIERRPVLDMIGERLWPTVLLVGSATVLAVAIGLWLGIRAAWKRNSFFDRAQTGIALTLWSVPQFWLGLILLVATGGLFPSRGMHSPDAAPGFLPQTLDVLHHLILPCVTLLVVFYAQYMLVMRSSLLGEMNADYLTTARAKGLREDLVRRRHAVPNALLPTVTLVFMQFGMVVSGAVTVEAVFSWPGLGQLTYDAIHGPDLPVLQGVLVVLASAVVLMNLFAELLYRVLDPRVRTA